In Choloepus didactylus isolate mChoDid1 chromosome X, mChoDid1.pri, whole genome shotgun sequence, a genomic segment contains:
- the LOC119522840 gene encoding immunoglobulin superfamily member 1-like: protein MWGEGFSNVVVSLISEFYPIPTLLAKPGPVVLPGKNVTLHCQGAFQGMRFALLHEGTQDPLLFQSGSGNSADFLLHTVGAEDSGNYSCVYYETTMSNRGSHLSMPIMIWVTDTFPKPWLFAEPSSIVPMGQNVTLWCQGPVHGVRYILHKEGEATSVQFWGSTSDDGAFPITNISGASIGRYRCCYHPDWASPIKIQPSNTLELIITGLLPKPNLLVQPGPMVAPGENMTLECQGELPDSTFVLLKEGTQVPLEQQRPSGYRADFWMQTVRGEDSGIYSCVYYLDSAPFAASNHSDPLEIWVTDKPPKPSLSAWPSTVFKLGKDITLQCRGPRPGVEFVLEHNGEEAPQQFSEDGDFVINNVEGKGIGNYSCSYRLQAYPDIWSERSDTLELVGAAGPAAQECTMGNIVRSSLIVVVVVALGVVLAIEWKKWPRLRTRDSDSDGRDQTIALEECNQEGDLGTTTNSPSSISQGTSVELPVPI, encoded by the exons ATGTGGGGGGAGGGCTTCTCTAATGTTGTGGTCTCTTTAATTTCAGAATTCTACCCCATACCCACACTCCTGGCAAAGCCTGGTCCTGTGGTGCTTCCTGGGAAGAATGTGACCTTGCACTGCCAAGGGGCCTTCCAGGGCATGAGGTTTGCCCTCTTGCATGAGGGAACCCAAGATCCCTTACTGTTTCAGAGTGGCTCAGGGAACTCAGCTGACTTCCTCCTCCACACTGTTGGAGCAGAGGACTCGGGAAACTACAGCTGTGTCTACTATGAGACGACCATGTCAAACAGAGGATCACATCTCAGCATGCCAATTATGATCTGGGTGACTG ACACATTCCCCAAGCCCTGGTTATTTGCTGAACCCAGTTCTATAGTTCCTATGGGCCAGAATGTTACTCTCTGGTGCCAAGGGCCAGTCCATGGAGTACGGTACATTCTGCACAAGGAAGGAGAAGCCACTTCAGTGCAGTTCTGGGGATCCACTAGTGATGATGGAGCATTCCCCATCACTAATATATCTGGTGCTAGCATAGGGCGTTACCGCTGCTGCTACCACCCTGACTGGGCCAGCCCTATCAAAATACAACCTAGCAACACACTGGAACTCATAATCACAG GCTTACTCCCCAAACCCAACCTATTAGTCCAACCTGGTCCCATGGTGGCTCCTGGAGAAAACATGACTCTGGAATGCCAAGGGGAGCTGCCAGACTCAACATTTGTCCTGTTGAAGGAGGGGACTCAAGTGCCTTTAGAGCAACAGAGGCCAAGCGGGTACAGGGCTGACTTCTGGATGCAAACAGTGAGAGGTGAAGATTCTGGGATCTATAGCTGTGTTTATTATTTGGATTCTGCTCCCTTTGCAGCTTCCAATCACAGTGACCCTTTGGAGATCTGGGTGACTG ATAAACCCCCTAAACCCTCTCTGTCAGCCTGGCCCAGCACCGTGTTCAAGCTAGGGAAGGACATCACCCTTCAGTGCAGAGGACCCCGGCCAGGTGTGGAATTTGTCCTGGAACATAATGGAGAAGAAGCACCCCAGCAATTCTCAGAGGATGGAGACTTTGTTATCAATAACGTAGAAGGGAAAGGCATAGGAAACTACAGCTGCAGCTACCGCCTCCAGGCCTACCCTGATATCTGGTCAGAGCGTAGTGATACCCTGGAGCTGGTGGGAGCAGCAG GGCCTGCTGCTCAGGAGTGTACTATGGGTAATATCGTCCGCAGTAGCCTGATTGTGGTGGTTGTTGTAGCTTTAGGGGTGGTGTTAGCCATAGAATGGAAGAAGTGGCCCCGACTCCGAACCAG GGACTCAGACTCAGATGGAAGAGACCAGACGATAGCCCTTGAAGAGTGTAACCAAGAAGGAGACCTAGGAACCACCACCAACTCTCCCTCATCAATCTCTCAGGGAACCTCAGTGGAACTGCCAGTCCCAATTTAA